From a region of the Streptomyces sp. B21-083 genome:
- a CDS encoding cupin domain-containing protein: MSLLKTIDTDPSFAPRESGPLPERLISGDPTYRTWAQDAARGETIKTGVWEATPGETRSIKGELFEFCHILSGVIEITPEGGEPVVYKAGDSFVMKPGFVGVWKTIETVRKIYLTVS; the protein is encoded by the coding sequence ATGTCACTCCTGAAGACCATCGACACCGATCCCTCCTTCGCACCCCGCGAGTCCGGTCCGCTGCCGGAACGCCTGATTTCCGGCGACCCGACTTACAGGACCTGGGCCCAGGACGCCGCCCGCGGGGAAACCATCAAAACGGGCGTCTGGGAAGCCACGCCCGGCGAGACGCGCTCGATCAAGGGCGAGCTCTTCGAGTTCTGCCACATCCTTTCCGGCGTCATCGAAATCACGCCGGAAGGTGGCGAGCCGGTGGTCTACAAGGCAGGCGACAGCTTTGTCATGAAGCCGGGTTTCGTCGGTGTCTGGAAGACCATCGAAACCGTGCGCAAGATCTACCTGACCGTGTCGTGA
- a CDS encoding four-carbon acid sugar kinase family protein has protein sequence MRTADGLLPVGESEFARDATFGYRSSSLPEWVEEKTGGRVPADEVLRPNRLLDTTSEHRALNGQITHGLRAGRRRCSMDRSSRTIHAPPVCRDRGVVPRTSGGKACHS, from the coding sequence ATGCGGACGGCCGACGGGCTGCTCCCGGTCGGCGAGAGCGAGTTCGCCCGCGACGCCACCTTCGGCTACCGCAGCTCGTCGCTGCCGGAGTGGGTCGAGGAGAAGACGGGCGGACGCGTGCCCGCGGACGAGGTCCTGCGTCCCAACCGCCTGCTTGACACAACGTCCGAACATCGTGCCCTCAACGGACAGATCACACATGGGCTCCGCGCGGGGCGTCGAAGATGCTCGATGGACCGCAGCAGTCGAACGATCCACGCCCCACCTGTGTGCCGAGACCGTGGCGTCGTTCCCCGAACCAGTGGAGGAAAAGCATGTCACTCCTGA
- a CDS encoding FAD-binding and (Fe-S)-binding domain-containing protein, whose product MTDTTTALEPLVARLTEIAPGLRVETGPGSTGLYAYDASNYRVPPRAVVFPRDADDVVAVLRACRETGVPVTARGGGTSLSGNAVGPGVVLDFSRYMNRILDIDPVTRTARVEAGVILDALCGATAPHGLTFGPDPSSHSRCTLGGMIGNDACGNRSVRHGRTSSHIEALEIVTADGVRAVADRTGLRAADPNDTDAVQRVARLEADVRRLIDANLAPIRTEQGRLPRQVSGYQLHHLLPEHGFDMARALVGTEGSCAVVTAATVRLAATAQASALLALGYDDVVDAAEDVPEILRWNPTAVEGMDEAIVATMRARRGPDSVTGLPDGRAWLYVELDGDDQDAVDARAVELLDVLRTRGRTTGGRVVRSAAERRALWRVREDGAGLSARLVDGGESWPGWEDAAVAPENLAAYLRDFRKLLVDHGLTGVLYGHFGAGCVHVRIDFDFATADGRGSARRFLSEAAALVVGHGGTLSGEHGDGRARSELLEVMYSHGLIRAFAAFKEIFDPEGLLNPGIIVAPARLDADLALHTPADVLLPVETLFSFPHDEDGFAGAIRRCVGVGRCRSDAGGVMCPSYRATGEENDSTRGRSRLLQEMVRGELVEDGWRSTEVRDALDLCLSCKACSSDCPVGVDMATYKAEFLHHHYKGRLRPRSHYSLGWLPLTSALAGYAARPVNALLRGPVGKLLARLGGVTTKRRIPAFASRRALRRALRSARTAEPAKALLFVDSFTRAFRPEVAGAASRVLADAGLPCTPQDGLCCGLTWVSTGQLSIARRVMARTVARLDGDDRPIIVAEPSCAAALKRDVPELLGTDAAQRVAARVHTLTGALSNLAAPGWTPPELPEHVVLQTHCHEYATFKGRHPRDLLSRLGVTKVDEAEGCCGLAGNFGFEEQHYDTSMAVAGLALKPRLDGIDHETPVVVVADGFSCATQVDHLAGDQGIRALHLAELLDPGADRSGETS is encoded by the coding sequence ATGACGGACACCACCACGGCCCTGGAGCCGCTGGTCGCGCGGCTCACCGAGATCGCTCCCGGCCTGCGGGTGGAGACCGGACCGGGCTCCACCGGCCTCTACGCCTACGACGCCTCCAACTACCGCGTCCCGCCGCGGGCCGTGGTGTTCCCCCGTGACGCCGACGACGTGGTCGCGGTGCTGCGCGCCTGTCGCGAGACGGGCGTTCCGGTCACCGCGCGCGGCGGCGGCACCAGTCTGTCCGGCAACGCGGTCGGTCCGGGCGTCGTCCTGGACTTCTCCCGGTACATGAACCGGATCCTGGACATCGATCCGGTCACGCGCACCGCCCGCGTCGAGGCAGGAGTGATCCTCGACGCGCTGTGCGGCGCGACCGCCCCGCACGGGCTCACCTTCGGCCCCGACCCCTCCTCGCACAGCCGCTGCACCCTCGGCGGCATGATCGGCAACGACGCGTGCGGCAACCGGTCGGTGCGGCACGGGCGTACCAGCTCTCACATCGAGGCGCTGGAGATCGTGACGGCCGACGGCGTGCGGGCCGTCGCCGACCGCACCGGCCTGCGCGCGGCCGACCCGAACGACACGGACGCCGTACAGCGTGTCGCCCGCCTCGAAGCGGATGTGCGCCGGCTGATCGACGCCAACCTGGCGCCGATCCGCACCGAGCAGGGCCGTCTTCCGCGCCAGGTCTCCGGCTACCAACTGCACCACCTGCTGCCCGAGCACGGCTTCGACATGGCGCGTGCCCTGGTGGGCACCGAGGGCTCCTGCGCGGTCGTCACCGCGGCGACGGTCCGCCTGGCGGCGACCGCACAGGCCTCCGCCCTGCTCGCGCTCGGCTACGACGACGTGGTCGACGCGGCCGAGGACGTGCCGGAGATCCTGCGCTGGAATCCCACCGCCGTGGAGGGTATGGACGAGGCGATCGTCGCCACCATGCGCGCCCGGCGCGGTCCCGACTCCGTGACCGGACTGCCCGACGGGCGGGCCTGGCTGTACGTCGAACTCGACGGCGACGACCAGGACGCGGTCGACGCCCGCGCCGTCGAACTGCTGGACGTGCTCAGGACCCGGGGTCGCACGACCGGCGGGCGCGTCGTGCGGAGCGCGGCCGAACGGCGTGCGCTGTGGCGGGTCCGTGAGGACGGTGCCGGGCTCTCCGCCCGCCTGGTGGACGGCGGGGAGTCATGGCCCGGCTGGGAGGACGCGGCCGTCGCGCCCGAGAACCTGGCCGCCTACCTGCGCGACTTCCGCAAGCTGCTGGTCGACCACGGCCTGACCGGCGTGCTCTACGGGCACTTCGGCGCGGGCTGCGTCCATGTGCGTATCGACTTCGACTTCGCCACCGCCGACGGACGTGGGTCCGCCCGCCGCTTCCTGAGCGAGGCGGCCGCCCTGGTCGTCGGCCACGGCGGCACCCTGTCGGGTGAGCACGGCGACGGGCGGGCCCGCAGCGAGCTGCTGGAGGTCATGTACAGCCACGGGCTGATCCGCGCGTTCGCCGCCTTCAAGGAGATCTTCGACCCCGAGGGACTGCTCAACCCGGGCATCATCGTGGCACCGGCCCGGCTCGACGCCGATCTGGCACTGCACACGCCGGCCGACGTGCTGCTGCCCGTCGAGACCCTCTTCTCCTTCCCGCACGACGAGGACGGCTTCGCGGGCGCGATACGCCGCTGCGTCGGCGTCGGCCGCTGCCGCAGCGACGCGGGTGGCGTGATGTGTCCCAGCTACCGGGCCACGGGCGAGGAGAACGACTCCACGCGGGGCCGGTCCCGCCTGCTCCAGGAGATGGTGCGGGGCGAGCTGGTGGAGGACGGCTGGCGCTCGACGGAGGTGCGCGACGCCCTCGACCTGTGCCTGTCCTGCAAGGCCTGTTCCAGCGACTGCCCGGTCGGCGTGGACATGGCCACGTACAAGGCGGAGTTCCTGCACCACCACTACAAGGGCAGGCTCCGGCCCCGCTCCCACTACTCCCTCGGCTGGCTGCCCCTGACCTCCGCACTCGCCGGATACGCCGCCCGCCCGGTCAACGCGCTGCTGCGCGGACCGGTCGGCAAGCTGCTCGCCCGCCTCGGAGGGGTGACCACGAAGCGCCGGATCCCGGCCTTCGCCTCCCGGCGCGCGCTGCGCCGGGCCCTGCGTTCGGCGCGGACCGCTGAACCGGCGAAGGCCCTGCTCTTCGTCGACAGTTTCACCCGCGCCTTCCGCCCCGAGGTGGCGGGAGCGGCGAGCCGGGTACTCGCCGACGCCGGCCTCCCCTGCACGCCCCAGGACGGCCTGTGCTGCGGCCTGACCTGGGTCAGCACCGGCCAGCTGTCCATCGCCCGCCGCGTGATGGCCCGTACCGTCGCCCGGCTGGACGGCGACGACCGGCCCATCATCGTGGCCGAACCCAGCTGCGCCGCCGCCCTTAAGCGTGACGTGCCCGAACTGCTCGGCACCGACGCCGCCCAGCGTGTCGCGGCTCGCGTCCACACCCTGACCGGTGCCCTGAGCAACCTCGCCGCGCCCGGCTGGACGCCTCCCGAACTGCCGGAACACGTCGTCCTGCAGACCCACTGCCACGAGTACGCCACCTTCAAGGGCCGCCACCCACGCGACCTGCTCAGCCGCCTCGGCGTGACGAAGGTCGACGAGGCCGAGGGCTGCTGCGGACTCGCCGGCAACTTCGGCTTCGAGGAACAGCACTACGACACCTCGATGGCCGTCGCTGGACTGGCCCTGAAGCCACGCCTCGACGGCATCGACCACGAGACACCCGTAGTCGTCGTGGCGGACGGCTTCAGCTGCGCCACACAGGTCGACCACCTCGCAGGTGACCAGGGCATCCGCGCCCTGCACCTGGCCGAACTGCTCGACCCCGGCGCCGACCGATCAGGAGAGACCTCGTGA
- a CDS encoding aspartate aminotransferase family protein, with protein MTALSPHLRQATPVVAARGEGVHLFDQDGRRYLDFTAGIGVTSTGHCHPKVVAAAREQVGTLIHGQYTTVMHQPLRRLVDKLGEVLPAGLDSLFFTNSGSEAVESALRLARQATGRPNVIVCHGGFHGRTVAAAAMTTSGTRFRSGFSPLMSGVVVTPFPSAYRYGWDEETATRFALKELDYTLQTISSPADTAAIIVEPVLGEGGYVPATRAFMEGLRERADRHGFLLILDEVQTGVGRTGRFWGHDHFGVTPDILVTAKGLASGFPLSGIAASEELMAKAWPGSQGGTYGANAVACAAACATLDVVRDENLVENAEAMGKRLRHGLEAVADRTPGIGDVRGLGLMLATEFVTEDGGPDAETAARVQRAAIDEGLLLLLCGAWNQVVRMIPALVIDETAVDEGLRAWATAVEAGTSGAAGR; from the coding sequence ATGACCGCACTGTCGCCGCACCTTCGCCAGGCCACGCCCGTGGTGGCGGCCCGGGGCGAGGGCGTCCACCTCTTCGACCAGGACGGCCGCCGCTATCTCGACTTCACCGCCGGCATCGGCGTCACGAGCACCGGGCACTGTCACCCCAAGGTCGTGGCGGCGGCGCGGGAGCAGGTGGGCACGCTGATCCACGGCCAGTACACGACGGTCATGCACCAGCCCCTGCGCCGCCTCGTCGACAAGCTGGGCGAGGTGCTGCCGGCCGGCCTGGACAGTCTGTTCTTCACCAACTCCGGCAGCGAGGCCGTCGAGTCCGCGTTGCGCCTGGCCCGCCAGGCCACCGGCCGGCCGAACGTCATCGTGTGTCACGGCGGCTTCCACGGCCGTACGGTCGCCGCCGCCGCCATGACCACCTCGGGCACCCGCTTCCGCTCCGGTTTCTCGCCGCTGATGAGCGGGGTGGTCGTCACCCCCTTCCCGTCCGCCTACCGCTACGGCTGGGACGAGGAGACCGCCACCCGCTTCGCCCTGAAGGAACTCGACTACACGCTCCAGACGATCTCCTCGCCCGCCGACACGGCAGCGATCATCGTTGAGCCGGTCCTCGGCGAGGGCGGGTATGTGCCCGCCACCCGGGCGTTCATGGAGGGGCTGCGGGAGCGCGCCGACCGCCATGGATTCCTGCTGATTCTCGACGAGGTGCAGACGGGCGTCGGCCGCACCGGACGCTTCTGGGGCCACGACCACTTCGGTGTCACCCCGGACATCCTCGTCACCGCCAAGGGGCTGGCCAGCGGTTTCCCGCTGTCCGGCATCGCCGCCTCCGAGGAGCTGATGGCCAAGGCCTGGCCCGGCTCGCAGGGCGGCACGTACGGCGCCAACGCCGTCGCCTGCGCCGCGGCCTGCGCCACGCTCGACGTCGTACGGGACGAGAATCTCGTCGAGAACGCCGAGGCGATGGGCAAGCGGCTGCGCCACGGGCTGGAGGCGGTGGCCGACCGGACGCCGGGCATCGGCGACGTGCGGGGCCTCGGGCTGATGCTGGCCACCGAGTTCGTCACCGAGGACGGCGGCCCCGACGCCGAGACCGCCGCCCGTGTGCAGCGCGCCGCCATCGACGAGGGCCTGCTTCTGCTGCTGTGCGGAGCCTGGAACCAGGTCGTACGGATGATTCCGGCGCTCGTCATCGACGAGACGGCCGTGGACGAGGGCCTCCGGGCGTGGGCGACCGCGGTCGAGGCCGGAACATCGGGAGCGGCAGGGCGATGA
- a CDS encoding PucR family transcriptional regulator: MNDNHPAGHGPTRAVTLADVLALPVLAAGLPQVVTGASHLDRPVGWVHITELTDPASFLKGGELVLTTGMPFPEDAPGVRRYVDELADVGAAALVIELVRRYHRPPDALVDACRLRGLPLVTLAKDVNFLEVTQVVHALLLGNQADAMRRTQRIHEAFTALTLRGAGPEDVVRAAAEMCGRTVVLENLTHQALICEPSGGTVAEALTGWERCSRATGAADPTATCGPAGWLTAPVEYQGERWGRVIMLPARPDGPAFGPEDFTVLERTAMALTVARLVHSTPWERTAHRNALRDLVDQRHHSAEDARARCAALGLPTDRSRFVAALVAFRSGGGGTEPEARLFQELRTAGVAALVGELAPDRLGILLALRPSQPWHPIIEGLCGTVLSSAPQAVVSVGSEITDLSDTARSFREAARVAEATPPGQPLPPDRSFHELSDIDLPRLLYALREDTRIQEYTEQRLGRLIDHDAQHGTDLLATLRHYLEAAGNKTTAARRGALSRETMYQRLRTIERVLDRDLESGAQRTELHVALTALDALRAH, from the coding sequence GTGAACGACAACCACCCGGCCGGCCACGGGCCCACCCGCGCGGTCACCCTCGCCGACGTTCTGGCCCTCCCCGTCCTGGCCGCCGGACTGCCCCAGGTCGTCACCGGCGCATCCCACCTGGACCGGCCGGTCGGCTGGGTCCACATCACCGAACTGACCGACCCCGCGTCCTTCCTCAAGGGCGGCGAACTCGTCCTGACCACCGGAATGCCGTTCCCGGAGGACGCGCCCGGCGTGCGCCGGTACGTCGACGAACTCGCCGACGTCGGGGCCGCGGCGCTGGTCATCGAGCTCGTACGCCGCTATCACCGCCCGCCGGACGCACTCGTCGACGCCTGCCGCCTGCGTGGCCTTCCCCTCGTCACGCTCGCCAAGGACGTCAACTTTCTTGAGGTCACCCAGGTCGTGCACGCGCTACTGCTCGGCAACCAGGCGGACGCGATGCGCCGTACCCAGCGCATCCACGAGGCGTTCACCGCCCTGACCCTGCGCGGTGCCGGCCCGGAGGACGTGGTGCGTGCGGCGGCGGAGATGTGCGGCCGCACGGTCGTCCTGGAGAACCTGACGCACCAGGCACTGATCTGCGAACCGTCCGGCGGCACGGTGGCGGAGGCGCTCACCGGTTGGGAACGGTGTTCCAGAGCCACCGGGGCCGCCGACCCCACGGCGACGTGCGGCCCGGCGGGCTGGCTCACCGCACCCGTCGAGTACCAGGGCGAGCGCTGGGGCCGTGTGATCATGCTTCCGGCCCGCCCCGACGGTCCCGCCTTCGGGCCGGAGGACTTCACCGTGCTGGAGAGGACCGCGATGGCGCTGACCGTCGCCCGACTCGTCCATTCCACCCCGTGGGAACGCACGGCACACCGAAACGCCCTTCGCGACCTGGTCGACCAGCGCCACCACTCCGCCGAGGACGCCCGCGCCCGCTGCGCGGCACTGGGCCTGCCGACCGACCGAAGCCGGTTCGTCGCGGCCCTGGTGGCTTTCCGGTCCGGCGGAGGGGGAACCGAACCCGAGGCTCGCCTGTTCCAGGAGTTGCGGACGGCAGGTGTCGCGGCCCTGGTCGGCGAGTTGGCCCCCGACCGGCTCGGCATCCTGCTGGCGCTGCGTCCCTCCCAGCCCTGGCACCCCATCATCGAAGGCCTGTGCGGCACCGTGCTGAGTTCGGCCCCGCAGGCGGTGGTGAGCGTCGGCTCGGAGATCACGGACCTCTCCGACACCGCCCGCTCGTTCCGCGAGGCGGCCCGCGTCGCCGAGGCCACGCCGCCCGGCCAGCCCCTCCCCCCGGACCGTTCCTTCCACGAGCTGTCCGACATCGACCTGCCCCGCCTGCTGTACGCCCTCCGCGAGGACACCCGGATCCAGGAGTACACCGAACAGCGACTCGGGCGACTCATCGATCACGACGCCCAGCACGGCACGGACCTGCTGGCGACCCTGCGCCACTACCTCGAAGCGGCCGGCAACAAGACCACCGCCGCCCGCCGGGGCGCCCTCTCGCGCGAAACCATGTACCAACGCCTGCGGACCATCGAACGGGTCCTCGACCGCGATCTGGAGTCCGGCGCACAGCGCACCGAACTGCACGTGGCCCTCACCGCGCTCGATGCGCTTCGAGCCCACTGA
- a CDS encoding lytic polysaccharide monooxygenase auxiliary activity family 9 protein, with the protein MDLTRTSTSPPSSPSPRTPRRLPLPTRGRALLLVLLALLTAIPALGLVVTAGGDAEAHGTPMKPGSRTFLCWEDALTDTGEIKAINPACKTAQQVSGTTPFYNWFSVLRSDGAGRTRGFVPDGQLCSGGNPNFTGFNTPSADWPLTHLTSGANVDFAYNAWAAHPGWFYVYITKDGFDPTKTLTWDALESQPFLSVDHPPLNGTPGNVEANYSWNGKLPANKSGRHLIYMVWQRSDSAETFYSCSDVVFDGGNGEVTGIKDPGNPPTEPPPGACTATRTTTGSWNGGYQSEVTVTNSGTVPMLGWMVDWSLPAGQAVDSLWNGDATYNGQAVMVHNANWNGSLDPGKTATFGYVVRGAGGDTATTLPCRVG; encoded by the coding sequence ATGGACCTGACACGCACCTCGACCTCCCCACCCTCCTCACCTTCCCCCCGCACCCCACGCCGATTACCACTCCCCACCCGAGGCAGGGCCCTTCTCCTCGTCCTCCTGGCCCTGCTCACCGCGATTCCGGCCCTCGGTCTGGTCGTCACGGCGGGCGGTGACGCGGAGGCCCACGGCACCCCGATGAAACCCGGCAGCCGCACCTTCCTGTGCTGGGAGGACGCCCTCACGGACACCGGTGAGATCAAGGCGATCAACCCGGCCTGCAAGACGGCCCAACAGGTCAGCGGGACAACGCCGTTCTACAACTGGTTCTCGGTGCTGCGCTCGGACGGCGCTGGCCGCACCCGGGGCTTCGTCCCGGACGGTCAGCTCTGCAGCGGTGGCAACCCCAACTTCACCGGGTTCAACACCCCCAGCGCCGACTGGCCGTTGACCCATCTCACCTCGGGCGCCAACGTCGACTTCGCGTACAACGCGTGGGCGGCGCACCCGGGTTGGTTCTACGTCTACATCACCAAGGACGGCTTCGACCCGACCAAGACCCTCACCTGGGACGCGCTGGAGTCCCAGCCGTTCCTGAGCGTCGACCACCCGCCGCTCAACGGCACCCCGGGCAACGTCGAGGCCAACTACTCCTGGAACGGCAAGCTTCCGGCGAACAAGTCCGGGCGCCACCTCATCTACATGGTGTGGCAGCGTTCCGACAGTGCGGAGACCTTCTACTCCTGCTCCGACGTCGTCTTCGACGGCGGCAACGGAGAGGTGACGGGCATCAAGGACCCCGGCAACCCGCCCACCGAGCCCCCGCCCGGCGCGTGCACCGCCACCCGCACCACGACGGGCAGCTGGAACGGCGGCTACCAGTCAGAGGTGACCGTCACCAACTCCGGGACCGTGCCCATGCTCGGCTGGATGGTCGACTGGTCGCTTCCGGCGGGCCAGGCGGTGGACAGCCTCTGGAACGGCGACGCCACCTACAACGGCCAGGCGGTGATGGTCCACAACGCCAACTGGAACGGCTCGCTCGATCCGGGCAAGACAGCGACGTTCGGATACGTCGTCCGGGGCGCGGGCGGTGATACGGCGACTACTCTGCCCTGCCGGGTCGGTTAG
- a CDS encoding ATP-binding protein has protein sequence MSGTSGVRGDNVRVPPPVLAAGDEARPRRMVANLLADARVHPPSGTTAAACVEVVDYRCVIRVRDDGPGIPPHLFPSVFERFTRADASRARSGSQDGGSGLGLAIVSAVIAPHRGRIDVDIAPGHTEFTIEPPTGRPPRARSRRPRADPISARLFGGERDRTPGTPVICVRPLCVRRLQLHPAALASLESEVGALPYRADRNP, from the coding sequence ATGTCTGGCACTTCTGGGGTTCGCGGCGACAACGTCCGTGTGCCCCCCCCGGTGCTGGCCGCCGGTGACGAGGCCCGGCCGCGCCGGATGGTGGCCAACCTGCTGGCCGACGCACGGGTTCACCCGCCCAGTGGCACGACGGCGGCGGCCTGCGTCGAGGTCGTGGACTACCGGTGCGTCATCCGCGTACGCGACGACGGCCCAGGCATCCCGCCGCACCTGTTCCCGTCCGTCTTCGAACGCTTCACCCGGGCCGACGCCTCCCGCGCCCGCAGTGGTTCCCAGGACGGGGGGTCGGGCCTCGGCCTCGCCATCGTGTCGGCCGTCATAGCCCCGCACCGGGGCCGCATCGACGTGGATATCGCCCCGGGGCACACCGAGTTCACGATCGAGCCGCCCACCGGCCGCCCACCGCGAGCCCGGTCCCGCAGACCACGCGCCGACCCGATCTCCGCGCGGCTGTTCGGCGGTGAGCGCGACCGTACCCCGGGAACTCCAGTCATCTGTGTGCGGCCCTTGTGCGTCAGGCGTTTACAACTTCACCCCGCGGCGCTAGCTTCGTTGGAGAGTGAGGTGGGAGCGCTCCCATACCGAGCGGACCGGAACCCGTAA